One genomic segment of Micromonospora sp. WMMC415 includes these proteins:
- the dnaJ gene encoding molecular chaperone DnaJ codes for MARDYYGILGVSRDASDDEIKRAYRKLARQYHPDVNPDPEAQEKFKDINAAYEVLSDDRKRQIVDLGGDPLAPGGGGAGGPGGPGGTGPFVGFQDIMDAFFGGAAGGARGPRPRTRPGADAILRLELDLHETAFGVEAPITVDTAVLCTTCAGAGTAAGTHLATCEACGGRGEVQSVQRTFLGQVVSARPCTVCQGYGTTIPHPCPTCAGDGRVRTRRSLTVKIPAGVEDGMRIRLAQQGEVGPGGGTAGDLYVEIHERPHDVFSRKGDDLHCRVTVPMTAAALGTRLTIKTLDSEEPVDVKPGTQPGSTLRLRARGVPHLRGTGRGDLYVHLDVRTPTKLDAEQEKMLREFARTRGEEVAELTKQGGFFSRMRDAFNGHA; via the coding sequence GTGGCCAGGGACTACTACGGCATCCTCGGTGTGAGCCGGGACGCCTCCGACGACGAGATCAAGCGCGCGTACCGCAAGCTGGCGCGTCAGTACCACCCGGACGTCAATCCGGATCCGGAGGCGCAGGAGAAGTTCAAGGACATCAACGCCGCGTACGAGGTCCTCTCCGACGACCGGAAGCGGCAGATCGTCGACCTCGGCGGTGACCCGCTCGCACCCGGTGGCGGGGGTGCCGGCGGTCCGGGTGGCCCCGGCGGCACCGGCCCGTTCGTCGGCTTCCAGGACATCATGGACGCGTTCTTCGGGGGCGCCGCCGGTGGTGCCCGCGGCCCGCGCCCGCGTACCCGGCCCGGGGCTGACGCGATCCTGCGCCTCGAGCTGGACCTGCACGAGACGGCGTTCGGCGTCGAGGCCCCGATCACGGTCGACACCGCCGTGCTGTGCACCACCTGCGCCGGCGCCGGCACCGCCGCCGGCACCCACCTGGCCACCTGCGAGGCGTGCGGCGGCCGCGGCGAGGTGCAGTCGGTGCAGCGCACCTTCCTCGGCCAGGTGGTCTCCGCCCGGCCCTGCACCGTCTGCCAGGGCTACGGCACCACGATCCCGCACCCCTGCCCGACCTGCGCCGGTGACGGCCGGGTGCGCACCCGCCGCTCGCTCACCGTCAAGATCCCGGCGGGCGTCGAGGACGGCATGCGGATCCGGCTGGCGCAGCAGGGCGAGGTCGGCCCGGGCGGCGGCACGGCCGGCGACCTCTACGTGGAGATCCACGAGCGTCCCCACGACGTCTTCTCCCGCAAGGGCGACGACCTGCACTGCCGGGTCACCGTCCCGATGACGGCGGCCGCCCTGGGCACCCGGCTGACCATCAAGACACTCGACAGCGAGGAGCCGGTGGACGTCAAGCCCGGCACCCAGCCGGGCAGCACGCTGCGGCTACGCGCCCGCGGCGTACCGCACCTGCGCGGCACCGGTCGCGGTGACCTCTACGTCCACCTCGACGTGCGGACCCCGACCAAGCTCGACGCCGAGCAGGAGAAGATGCTGCGCGAGTTCGCCCGCACCCGGGGCGAGGAGGTCGCCGAGCTGACCAAGCAGGGTGGCTTCTTCTCCCGGATGCGGGACGCCTTCAACGGCCACGCCTGA
- a CDS encoding 16S rRNA (uracil(1498)-N(3))-methyltransferase: protein MSAPLFLVDSLPTADRMTLDGPEGRHAATVQRLRPGERLLLADGRGSTAAAVVGAVGKDTLDLEITSRGYADAPVPRLVVVQGIAKGDRGELAVQAMTEVGVDEIVPWAAERSIVLWRGDRGVRAREKWVTTAREAAKQARRPWLPVVAGSPDESTTQVGRRLGGAAAAFVLHEGAEERLTTVALPATGEIVLVVGPEGGIADRELDAFAEAGARPVRLGPSVLRTSTAGVAALAVLSARLDRW, encoded by the coding sequence GTGTCCGCGCCGCTGTTCCTGGTCGACTCGCTGCCCACCGCCGACCGGATGACCCTGGACGGCCCCGAGGGGCGCCACGCCGCCACCGTGCAGCGGCTCCGGCCCGGCGAGCGACTGCTGCTCGCCGACGGGCGGGGCAGCACGGCCGCCGCGGTGGTCGGCGCCGTCGGCAAGGACACGCTCGACCTCGAGATCACCTCCCGGGGGTACGCGGACGCGCCGGTCCCCCGCCTGGTCGTGGTGCAGGGCATCGCCAAGGGGGACCGGGGCGAGCTGGCCGTGCAGGCGATGACCGAGGTCGGCGTGGACGAGATCGTGCCCTGGGCGGCCGAACGCTCGATCGTCCTCTGGCGCGGTGACCGGGGCGTACGGGCCCGGGAGAAGTGGGTGACGACCGCCCGGGAGGCGGCCAAGCAGGCCCGCCGGCCCTGGCTGCCGGTGGTGGCCGGATCGCCGGACGAGTCGACGACGCAGGTGGGCCGCCGGCTCGGCGGTGCCGCCGCCGCGTTCGTCCTCCATGAGGGAGCCGAGGAGCGGCTGACGACGGTCGCGTTGCCGGCGACCGGTGAGATCGTGCTGGTGGTCGGGCCGGAGGGGGGCATCGCCGACCGCGAGCTGGACGCCTTCGCGGAGGCCGGTGCCCGGCCGGTGCGGCTGGGCCCGTCGGTGCTGCGCACCTCGACGGCCGGGGTGGCGGCCCTGGCGGTGCTGTCCGCCCGCCTCGACCGCTGGTAG
- a CDS encoding SDR family NAD(P)-dependent oxidoreductase, with translation MTSRAVLVTGASRGIGRAVARAFAAGGDRVAIHHRDSADLAEALRVDLPGAGHVVVRADLADPDAVRVMVDEAAERLGGLDVLVNNAGVFGPADPPHPVFETTYEQWRQRWRAVVETNLFGAANACWCAAQHMRERGGRIVNVSSRGAFRGEPGNPAYGASKAGLNALGQSLAVALAPYGIGVATVAPGFVETDMTNEHLKSPRGDAVRAQSPFNRVARPEEIAAAVHWLASPEAEWASGTIVDLNGASYLRS, from the coding sequence GTGACATCACGGGCGGTGCTGGTGACGGGAGCCTCGCGGGGCATCGGGCGGGCGGTGGCGCGGGCGTTCGCGGCCGGCGGGGACCGGGTGGCGATCCACCACCGGGACTCGGCGGACCTGGCGGAGGCGCTCCGCGTCGACCTGCCCGGCGCGGGCCACGTGGTGGTCCGCGCCGACCTGGCCGACCCGGACGCCGTCCGGGTGATGGTGGACGAGGCCGCGGAACGCCTCGGCGGACTCGACGTACTGGTCAACAACGCCGGTGTGTTCGGGCCGGCGGACCCGCCCCACCCGGTGTTCGAGACCACCTACGAGCAGTGGCGGCAGCGCTGGCGGGCGGTGGTCGAGACCAACCTGTTCGGCGCGGCCAACGCGTGCTGGTGCGCCGCCCAGCACATGCGGGAGCGGGGCGGTCGGATCGTCAACGTCTCCTCCCGGGGCGCCTTCCGCGGCGAGCCGGGCAATCCCGCGTACGGGGCGAGCAAGGCGGGCCTGAACGCGCTCGGTCAGTCCCTCGCGGTGGCTCTCGCCCCGTACGGCATCGGGGTGGCGACCGTCGCGCCCGGCTTCGTCGAGACCGACATGACCAACGAACACCTCAAGTCGCCGCGCGGCGACGCGGTCCGGGCGCAGTCCCCGTTCAACCGGGTGGCCCGGCCGGAGGAGATCGCCGCCGCGGTCCACTGGCTGGCGTCCCCGGAGGCGGAGTGGGCCTCCGGCACCATCGTCGACCTCAACGGCGCCTCCTACCTGCGCAGCTGA